The Engystomops pustulosus chromosome 1, aEngPut4.maternal, whole genome shotgun sequence genome has a window encoding:
- the LOC140084576 gene encoding uncharacterized protein — MDKGHFKSLGLRYITAWLQHRIPQTSPYEIYATFTFHVTYIPQLNMARSSFSFVFWSDYTCSTGSREIRFLLFSFFGKETEWHKPTNHQPERSQRVHHLPEIQDGVGKISHTHYSPRCINVHYRLKGCILSHPYTPFLTKVFKVFCLVSRGCYTTLSILCTPLRNIFCTKDLYKGDGRGGGVSQTTGRTDRPVPRRPAYCWPRQGELTLLQRSHPRNLKKTGMDSKLPEVRTFPSYCEEIPGCKPELSLPNVVPSTGQGRPHQGSDNKVQEKVSDLYQRSYEDSGLPNSLHLLGSLVSGPFQNTPGMDLKILEQKTGGSGQENPNPTCRQGGPAMVVGRRKSEERDLLVKQPLHPNPDRREPEGLGGSDASAIFPGYLDRGGYKKILKFPRVASSMGSTQREYSSSCPPTPPNSIRQYNYGLLHKKTRRNQVSSPEYPSSENILVGRTTHSVNFCHSSKGHGEFKGRLSKQKKDPTKRVEPQGGDLPGANIFVGLSSSGLVRNKGEYQMPALFFSGKRGEQGTAGRLLSLLGHSTSLRLPPNSPDRQGPEENISGKYQSHLHLPELAEEKLVPTLEEDVTRESSHSSAIRGPSTSGSNPSSKPREITAVCLDPESSFLSSQGLSSEVIKTLKASRKPVTFAIYHKIWKRFCSFCKDSPPSQANLNILQVLEFLQKGLELGLSTSTLKVQVSALSVFFDQPLIEHRWFPIFIGIRRLSCPPSVRTLLRQENANGVLWMGKVRGGRRRRRLLQDG; from the exons atggacaaaggtcacttcaaatccctgggtcttagatatattactgcatggttacaacatcgaattcctcagacttccccctacgaaatatatgccaccttcaccttccatgtcacttacatccctcagcttaatatggcaagaagtagcttctcttttgtcttctggagtgattatacctgttccacaggatcaagagaaatccggtttttactcttctctttttttggtaaagaaaccgAATGGCACAAACCGACTAATCATCAACCTGAGAGGTCTCAACGAGTTCATCATCTACCGgaaattcaggatggagtcggtaagatcagccacacacattattcaccaagatgcattaatgtgcactatagacttaaaggatgcatattatcacatccctatacaccATTTCTCACAAAGGTTTTTAAGGTTTTCTGTCTTGTCTCCAGAGGGTGCTACACTACACTTTCAATTCTGTGCACTCCCCTTCGGAATATCTTCTGCACCAAGGACCTTTacaaaggtgatggcagaggtggtggcgtctctcagactacaggacgtactgatcgtcccgtacctagacgacctgcttattgttggccaagacagggggagcttactcttctccagagatctcaccctagaaaccttaaaaagactgggatggatagtaaactaccagaagtcagaactttccccagctactgtgaggaaattcctgggtgtaaacctgaactcagtttaccaaatgtcgttccttccacaggacaagggagACCACATCAAGGATCTGATAACAAGGTTCAGGAGAAAGTCAGTGATCTCTATCAGAGAAGCTATGAAGATTCTGGGCTCCctaacagcctgcatctcctcggtagcctggtgtcaggcccattccagaatactccagggatggatcttaagatcctggaacagaaaacaggaggatctggacaggaaaatcccaatcccacctgccgtcaaggaggacctgctatggtggttggaagacggaaatctgaggaaagggatcttctggtcaaacagcccttacatcccaatccagacagacgcgagccagaggggctggggggcagtgatgcctcAGCAATTTTCCCAGGGTACCTGGACAGAGGAGGTTACAAGAAGATCCTCAAATTTCCGAGAGTTGCAAGCAGTATGGGAAGCACTCAGCGCGAATACTCCTCTTCTTGCCCACCAACACCTCCTAATTCTATCAgacaatacaactacggtctCCTACATAAAAAGACAAGGAGGAACCAGGTCTCCTCTCCTGAGTACCCTAGCTCGGAAAATATTCTCGTGGGCAGAACAACACACTCTGTCAATTTCTGCCACTCATCTAAAGGGCACGGAGAATTCAAGGgcagactttctaagcagaagaaagatcctaccaaacgagtggagcctcaaggaggagatcttccaggggctaacatctttgtggggctatcctctagtggacttgttcgcaacaagggagaataccaaatgcctgcattatttttctctggaaaaaggggagaacagggaacggctggacgccttctctcactcctgggacattccactagtctacgccttccccccaattcccctgatcgccagggtcctgaggaaaatatttcaggaaaataccagagccatcttcatctgcccgaactggccgaagaaaagctggtacCCACTCTTGAAGAAGATGTCACCAGAGAATCCAGTCATTCTTCCGCCATCAGAGGACCTTCTACATCAGGGTCCAATCCATCATCCAAACCCAGGGAAATTACAGCTGTctgcctggatcctgaatccagcttcttaagctctcagggactctcatctgaagtcatcaagaccctgaaggcaagtagaaaaccagtcacctttgccatctatcataagatatggaagaggttctgttccttctgtaaggacagtccaccttcccaagctaaccttaatattttgcaggtgcttgaatttcttcagaagggtttggagttgggtttgtctaccagcaccctgaaggtccaggtgtcggcgcttagtgtcttcttcgaccagcctctcatcgagcacag gtgGTTTCCGATTTTCATAGGAATCAGGAGATTATCCTGCCCTCCTTCTGTGAGAACCCTTCTTCGGCAAGAGAACGCGAATGGAGTTCTTTGGATGGGAAAagtaaggggaggaaggcgtcgaaggcgactattgcaagatggctga